CTTCTCTAGCCACCTTTTTACATTGGTTCTCTTCCTGCCAggcactatatatatatttccaataaATACCGGCTTAGTAATTGTCTACGCATTGGAATCTAATTGGAACTTATTTGATTCCAGATACAATGTTATTGCATGCGCCAAGCATTTTGTTGGAGATGGGGGTACAGAAAAGGGTATAAATGAGGGAAATACTATATCATCATACGATGAGTTAGAGAGCATCCACATGGCACCTTACCTTGATTGTCTTTATAAGGGAGTTTCAACAGTTATGGCATCTTATTCTAGTTGGAATGGATGTAAACTTCATGCTCATCATTTCCTCTTGACAGAAATTTTGAAAGGCAAACTAGGTTTCAAGGTAGACAATACCTTCATGgtcaccatttttctttttcctttcttttttaatgGAATGGGAGTTCTTGTCTTTTCTTATTGTTCTAGAGAGGGGGCTATCCGCTTATACTTATGTAAGATTGTAGCCGAATTGCTCCACATAGATGAAgaatctttatttaaaaattaaaatgattgagTAATACCTCAGGCTAAATGAGCAATACTTGGTTTAAGTGTTTGTGAATGTAGCATTTGCGTGCATAGGGAAATTTGGTTTACATCCAGTCAAGCTTTTGAGAAATCACTGTTGCAGGGTTTTCTGATTTCGGATTGGAAAGCACTTGACAGACTTAGTGAACCAAGAGGCTCAAACTATCGTCGTTGTGTGTATACTGCCATTAATGCTGGAATTGACATGGTATATAATTTGGTTCCAGATATATAGGCTTCTTTATTGGATTCATAATTTACTTTCTCTGTTTGAACTGAGTAAAGCATATATGCAGGTGATGGTGCCTTATCGGTATAAGCAATTTATTGAAGACTTGATATCCCTGGTAGAATCGGGGGAGATACAGATGACCAGGATAGACGATGCAGTTGAAAGAATACTGAGAGTGAAGTTTGTTGCTGGTCTTTTTGAATATCCCTTCTCTGACAGATCTTTGCTAGATACCATTGGCTGCAAGGTATTAAATTGCAGAATTAGGCATTCAATCTGTTGACCTTAGTCATACTTGAGATGCTCTTGTTGGACTGCACGAAGTTTTTAATGTCTCACCACTCAACAACTGCTTAGAATATATTTTCACCAAAGGACTTCTAATTTTCCAAGAATTTGTTTTACATTTATGGTATTTGATGAAGAAAAATGTGGCATAAACATGTATCTATTAGAATCATGGATCAGGGAATGAGGAGGAAGAGTACAAAAATGCAATTATGAAAATACTGGCCCTGAGGGTGCTCAAAAACCTTATAGTGATAGGGTAAGGATATCCTATAATCGAGCACATAGGCCCAAACCTGAGATCGCCACCTCTCCTTCTGTCTAAACCTGGAGGCCATGAGGAATCATAGTTATCTAGAGTAATTAGTGGTTGCACTTGTTTTACCTTTTACTACAATGCAAATTTTGTTGCTATCCTTTGCTGTAGATATTCAATGTATTAACTATCGCAACTCTGCttataaaattcttttcaattttatatctGAGTTGATAGATTCATTGTCACCTCATTGATTTCCTGCAGCTGCACAGGGAACTAGCCCGTGAAGCTGTTCGCAAGTCCTTAGTTCTATTGAAGAATGGAAAGAATCCAGGAAAGCCTTTCCTTCCATTGGAGAAAAATGCAGAAAGGGTTCTTATTGCCGGAACTCATGCTAACAATCTTGGATACCAGTGCGGTGGTTGGACACGTTACTGGCAAGGAAGCAGTGGCAGGATTACAACTGGTAAGCAGTTATATAAGACCATTTTTTCTTCCCTCTACTAAACCCCACCAGCTATCTTTAAATTGTTCCTCTCCAAGTCAATTCCACGGTACGAATGATGCATACTTGTATATTTCACATGGTATtcccccaatttttttttatttttgttaattagttATCTAGCATAATGCTTTAAAGTCATgttattgaatcgaaaattgtctaaaatatacatacaaataTTACTTGGGTTACAAGTAACCTGAATGTtggatttatttctttttaggcACAACAATCTTGGACGCATTCAGGGAAGTCATGGGAGAAAAAACAGAGGTGATTTATGAAAAGTATCCTTCGCCAAACACCTTGTCTGGGCAGAATTTCTCTTTTGCCATTGTAGGAGTTGGTGAAGAACCATATGCAGAGTCTGCAGGAGACAATTCAGAGCTAGTAATCCCCTTAAATGGAAGTGAGTTAATAAGCACAATTGCTGATAGAATCCCCACATTGGTGATCCTGATATCTGGGAGACCCTTGGTTATAGAACCATGGCTTTTGGAGAAAATGGATGCTCTAGTTGCTGCTTGGTTACCAGGAACGGAGGGAAGGGGAATCACCGATGTAGTATTTGGAGACTATGAATTTGAGGGTCGATTACCAATGACATGGTTTAGGACAACCGAAGAGCTGCCAATCAACAAAGGAGACAATTCATGTGATCCTTTGTTTCCCCTTGGCTTTGGATTGACATATAAGAAGGAGAACCTACAGAGTAAATGATTTTCATGGCCCATGTCAGCAGTGCCAatgctcttttcttttttaataatcaAGGCATAAACACCTGGCCCCTTAGCAAAGTTTATCATTGATTTTTCCATTTTGGACTTTGTCTTGAAAGGCTTGCCCCATGAATGAACTCAGCCACTTTGTTGTGGCACTTCAATCTCTCACAGTTCCCAAGTCACAATTATGTCAGTAATCATGTCTAGGGGCCTGTCTCTCCTTTTTCTTGATAGTGATTTGTGGGTGTTTTCACTGGCGTAAATCAAGTTTGATTTCTTAACATGCATGGATGCATTTCTGAGGATGAAATTgatccaaaaagaaaagaaggtatTTTGAGTCTTATCTAATAAGAAGAAATCTCAGGACAAGAATTGATGCACTCCCAACCCCCCTGAGATTCTCAACCAAAAATCCCAAAGAACATCAAATAATGCTgatgaataatgttttgaatggcatatatatatgtgtccTTTTTGTTTTCTCGTTTTCTATTGTCCTAAAGATACCCTCAAAACACATTTGTtgtattctaatttgtttcGCTTGTAACAGTTATGCTGTCTTGCAACCTTTTGACTGCATTAATTATTGCATACTTTTTCTTGCTTTGTAATTTGTACAAAGACCCCAGAGTTAGATCAGTGTGAAGTTCTTTTCTACTGAAGAACAACATAGAAAATACCCTCTTCCCCAATATGGCTGCAGATAAGAGCTTCAGTTGCAAACAtcagtttttttagttttatttcccAACCAGAAGCATTACAAGAGAAGAATCAGAATAATGTTAAGATAACCGAAAGTGTCAAATTTATGACATAATATATATGTGGTCGTAACTTGTTAAGATgctgataaaaaagaaaaaaaaattaagaataaagtTGGCTAGATGCTTTTTTTAAGATTATTCTGGCTAGTTTTTTTTGTCAAGCTATTTGATATGACCATATTGGTCATAATTTCCCAGTATTCTTTGCTTCCTATACGGGACTGAATATACACATATGCCACCAACTTTGTGTGGTTGCCTTCTGCTACTAGGCTGTGCAGGGATAAGAGAAGATTTTGGATATTGAGATTTGAATTTATGTTTATCTAAGAACTCCTCGGATTCCGACTTGAGTTGACTtgagttctttttttcttttcttttttgttgtgaaaattaaatctaaaacaagttaatttttaaaaaaaaaaattcagataaATTTTGTCTAACTCATTTACCAACGCATCTTCTAATTTTAGAAGTACTTTTTTTTACagatatttactaaaattgcaACTTGTTTACAAACAAGTAATCGAAGCACTTGGTGCGATGCCCTTCATATTAATAGGCACATGATTAAACCCGCAATCAACAGATATGGCCAAAACAATCCCCGCATGTCAGTGTGGTGCATAAATGTGCAGCGAGagagagaaatgaaaaatacaaaGTTAAAAAATCATAAGGACATTGAAAAtcataattacatttattattttttcgatGAAGTATATTTTATAGATGAAGAGTTGACCACAACTATGACAATCATTCAACGCCACAAAACCTATGTTttaaagagagagaaaaaggaGAGAAATCTGAAATGTGTTACTTCAATGGGCTTTATTGGTCTTATTAGTTCATAATCATTGCTAATTTGTCTTATTAAATCATACAATCACCAGTTAATTAGCGAGaagattctttttctttatgaGAGAAATTTAAGGTCAATGAAATTTCCACTAAAGGAGAATCTCAAGGTCTCAAGGCTCATTCACAAATTTTAGAACAAATTTGTTGGTCTATTGATTAATggggaaaaaaggaaaagtaaagGAAACTCTTTTCTGTGCCCAATGAAAAGCTTAATAGTTTTGTCTCCATGAAAGAGTTCAGAATTTGAGCATTAAGATTTAAAAACGAGTGGAACCCTTTATTATATTCATTAAGTTGATTTCAGACGTGCACTTAGTGTCAATAAAATCATGAATGCTTTCCAAACTTACCACCATTATTAGGAAGAATGAAGGAGAGAGATAAGTTAAACAACATACTTTTAAAAGGGTTTTGGTGCAAATGATATAAATAAACAAGGAAATCAACAGGGCAATCTAACCTGAATCTTGCTTTTGAATGCTATATATTCTGTTAGCGTAACCAATAATATATCCTTAGAAGGAAGAATCTTCTTTTTCACAAGAGGATCTCTTAACAAAGATCTCACgaggaagggaaaaaaaaagggcgAGGGGGGCATTGAAGAATATGATGCTCAAGTTAGTGGGTTTCAGAGTCAGCCTCAACTAAGGTTTTGAAGGTCAGGAACAGTCAAGTAGGCCATTTGGGGTATTTGGAAAATGGGTTTACTGCAATAGTCTCAAATGCCTTGTGACTCAGCCAATGTGAACCGGGATCCAACCAAACCAGTTCCAAAATGTGATGGGGTGCAGCCATTGTAAAGGTTGAGGCTTTACCTAGAAATGTAGACCCTACATGGGGAGGCTTCAGAACTTTTCAACCTACACATTATAACTTTTAGTCTATGATTTCAGGAATAGCAGCAAATGTTGAAGTTTTTGTGTTGGAAACTTGGAATTCATTGGTTTCAATCAAATTACTAAGATTTACAACATGGAACTGCCAAAAGTTTACAACCAGATTAAGGAACTTCAGAAAATATGGAACCACTAAGTCATGCCTAAAACTGTCTAAGTTTTTGGACTTCTGGTTGTAGTTGCTTATTCTATTGCTTCATTCTCCATGTGAGCCTGCAATTCCATCCTACCCGCCGATGCATGTATGGTGCGCTCCAAGTAACAGTGCAAAAGTAATGTAGTCTTCTCTTATGCTTCAAATCATATTCCTAGACTCTAACACAAATTTATCCCTAACACATATTCCGTGTGTTCGTTAGTTGATGCAGTCCAGATAAGCTCACCACTATTACCAAATAGCATAACAATTTCATCAAGCACAATCAGATTCAACTACAGAATCTAATACAAGGGAAATCCTTGTTTAAGAATCTTCCTTCAGAGTTTCACATTTCATGGTCTGTAATTCCTAGCCAAACTCAATCCTATCCCCTCCTGCTTGAATGCTATGGACTAAACTCGAATTGTTGATAATATATTcacataaaaccataaaaagtACATAGACAGCTATAATAATCAACTGAAAGAAGGCATGGCTTATCTAGTCAGGTGAAACTCAGAATAGGTGGTTTTGCGGATATTGCTCGGCCGATTGCATCTGAAAAACCAAATTTTGAGGTCCAAAATAGGACTCATGAGCAGCACTTCTTTGCAGACTCTGCCCCTGCATTTTCAATCCATAGGAGGGAACCCCGTAAGGAGAAGACATCAACATACTTCCTTGTGTTGAATTGAAAGCCATTGTTGCCCCACCACAAGGCGGATTCCATTGAAAGTGTGTTCTGGGCATGGCAGCAGAATTTGGCTGCTGAGTGAGCACCGAAGACTGTTCGGGTGAAGGAGTTCCCTTATTGTCCGGTGAAGGAGTTCTCATGTCGTTGAGATTGACCGTTGTTATGTCATGGATGCTAGCTCTTCTCTTATCCTTCCCTCCAGAAAGCTGCCTAATGAAATACTTCTGAGCATGACTAGCCACCTGAGTCGGTGTTCGAGTGACAACGAAATTGCGTGATATATTTCTCCAATCCCCTTTGCCATACTTTTTTAGCCCCATCAAAAACAATCTGACAAAATTCCATGAACATTGGTTCTTGTCAATGACATACAACTTgaacataaacaaatcaaaagctgAAAGTACTGCTGATGCAAACACACAATATAGATCACTAAAAGAACTAGCGTATTTATAATTGGTCATAAATCACTTTTAAACGTACACCAATTTAAACTTACTTATGCTCCTCTTCTGTCCAAGGAACCCCTTTTTTCCTCTCATGATCTGCAGCCCTGCCTGATGAGGATCTCTTTCCGCCAAGTCCATAGGACTGTTTTAATCCATCATAGCCATTGCTATTCACCCAATCCAATGTGAATGGGGAGGTGCTATATCCAGGGATTGGAACCAGCCCTGCTTCTATACTGCTAACATCAGCTTCTAATTCTCTATATTGCTTGATCACATCTCCCACCGTCTTCCCTGGGATCATCTCAGCCACTTTCTGCCATCGATCGGGAGTATCTTTATCGTAAACCGCCAAGGCATTCTCGAACATCTTGTTCTCTGCTGATGTCCATTTCGTGCTCTTACTCTCTTCACCAAACCAATTTGTGCTGGAGAGATAAGATGCCGGAGACAGAATTTCCATTTCCCACttcataacattaaatttaagcaaaaaaaaaaaaactaccaaaacatgaaatctTTTTTGTCCAAACAAGCTCCTAATTCACTGATCGTTTCAGATGATTGATCGCTTGAAGAATGGAATTCCAGTGGTAGCACTGGATAAGAGTTTAAAACAGAGCAAAAAACTATAGGGAAAATGCAGAGCGATAGGGTATAAAAGGGAAAATATCAGCGTTAAATCAGGGAGCATTTGCAAGGAATCAGAATACCTTTTTTTCGGTGTATAGGCAATCCTTGAGGAATCTAGAAAATACCcactttcaaaaaaataagaatttcaaAGAAGTGAAGAACTACAAAATTCTGTAGCTATCAAAGTAAAAACACTCGAaccatccaaaaaaaaaaaaaaaacctaacacCACAAGTCCACGATTAAGATCTAAAACTGTGAAATTTTCAACAGAAGGGAAAAAACTGCAAAAGAGCAAATACccagaaaaaaaatgaaggaaacTGGGATAggaaatctatatatattttaacatagaatatatttataatattttttcctctcttttatAGAGTAACTGAAACAACTAACACTGAACTTGAACTTCCTCGATAACCCaactaaggaaaaaaaaaaggagaagttGACAAAGGTGGTGCTTATACACAAAAAAGGCTGGAAATGAAAACCCAATTTGGAAActtgaaaaaaaggaaaacactGAATTGAAAGAGAAGAATGATGAAAGCTGAGAAAAggtctcttctttcttcttctttttttccttgaGAAATGAgcaataaagaaaagagaagaagaaaaaaaaataaaagtgaaaaagagttgtaaaataaaaaaagcaaagCTACCAAGCTTCAAGGAatgaatctgttaaaaattaaaatctttggGAGAGAGAGAAGAATTGAAGGAccaaagtaaagaaaaaaaaatgttttattggAGGGAAAAGGAATAGTGGGGACTACCGTCAGCTTGAAATGGGGTATCTGGGTAAGCCGCCAAAAGAACGGTCCAGATCAACGGTAAAAAAATACATGCGGCAACTTGATTTAGTGGGTCCCTTGGACGGTTACAACACTTTGATTGGGCAGTCACCCCCACATAATTGCACAGGTTACAATCTCAAGGACGGAGTAGAACTGGGGCCCCCGATCAGATCTCAACACGTGGGATTATATGATTGGTTAATCAGGACCATAATGGTGGGCCAAGTGTAAGTAGCCTAGATCATGATCGAACCAATGAGCTGGATCCACGTAGGAGGTTTAAAAAGCGTAACTGGTAGGAGCAACCGCATGAGATCGACTGCAACTTGTCTTAGCATGCCGCATTCGCCAACCCAACCAACCACCGCCTCCGCTCGCTTTTTAACAATGTTGGTTATTGGAATAATGATACCTCCCCTACGCTCCTACTCATGTGCGTGTAAATgctacttaattaataaataaacattactgttatattttaatttttttttatttttggatacaaatattatttgattaattgaagagtgaataaattaataaaaccccACTAGTCACCTTATGAGGCGCGTGGTTAACGCGCTAACAAAGTCGTATGTGCCcaatttcctctttttttctttttttctttcctacAGTCCCGCAAGGCTTCAACCAATTCAAACAGAGCGGTCCCCTTCGGATGTGACCAACCGCTCCACTGCTAATGTGTTTTGTCGAACTCCAACCTCACCGTCGGTCATTGGTAAAACAAAGTAGGATTTGACCCCTCGGtttgatttaataaatgatgcataattaaatcatagAGTAGTAAATCAATTCCacctcttaaaatttatttcataaagggaccaatatttatataccaacacattaaacataaaaatattaagtattagtattgttattattatcagaTGAATTTGAGTACGTTGAAAtgtattatcctcttatttaaaagttgaaaagaaattatagaTAGTTCTAGATatcatatcaaaaataaatactaaaagttaTGATACTGCACTCATATgatcaagtaaataaaaatatatatattctctttAGAAAGACACTAACATATATAGtttgattatatattaaaatttgaataaatagaGTGATAGAAGATTTTAtggatttcaattttttttttaccgaCAACTTTTTCCACGCTTTTCTTTATACTATAAATTAAGCTTTTAAGTGGGCCTAAAACTCCAAGCCCATAGAAAATCAAAAGGGATTTGTAGATTAATTAAGTacaatttaaaacttcaatgaTTGTTTGCTCTAAGAGAAAATAGGCTTTCAAGTGTCTTTTTTAAGTGCGACTTTGACTTGCAGTTGtcaatttaaaactaaatatgttaagtgtgtgtttttttaattCCGTGACCAATTTTTTATCAACACGTAATTCAGTGAATTCACATGTGGTCACACAGGGTAACTACATATGAATGGTACTTACAGTCCATTCAAATTAAGCTCgtataaatgaaaagaaacagTTGTCCAATGTTTGGTCGAAAACAAAGCTATTATTCTTTATTCGCAGCAAGTTCTATCTTTTCAAGAAGAATagacaaatgataaaaaaaaaaattggtttgaaTTGTTTAAGAATATTAGGAGAGTTCAGAGATACTTGTCTGTCTCCACAAATTTAATCCATTCGAATCGGAATTTGGACTAACATTTTAgccatttataaattatgtttataatttattaaccccAAACAAAAtcgttagaaattaaattatgtgcaaataaataaaataatcattgtGCTGTGGAAGAAGCACTAGTTTAGAAGCGATTTTGTCTTGATCGGTGTAATCGGAAATAGATGTTGCCCCCCAGTACTTTCAAATTTGTACACCCAAATGAGGATGATGGAACTTAAAAGGATTGTTCTTCTCGTAAAAGTCGAGAAATAAACCGAAAGAAACTCGGGTAAACTACACTAGATTCAATTCCCAATAAAGATTGGAAAGGTCACAGGCGATCTCACTTAAAATTCAATCTTCTAGACAAAATATCGCACTAATGTAATTTAGTAAAACACTTGAATTTTTAGAGAGCAAGAACGAGAGagataaaaagaactaaattttattatttttctatgttgtgaaaaatgagtaaaatagtatactatttatattgttttcaaaatggataaaatgataaaacaaccgtatcaatttctaaaaataataaagaattttcctcaacaaaaatattttgaaaaagtattttaattttacattaccAACAACTATTAAATCCGTGGACagtgaatatttaaaataataataatttatgaataaaaaactattatctATGGTCCAACTCAATGatagatttaatttaaatagaaatgaAACATGCACTTGAAACCATGAAAAGAGAACATTTAAATGGACAAgcaaatatataaacatgaaacttcattttgaaaaatctcattaaatttgttattttattaatattgcttataaactttaaaattttaccaataacagatgaaattatttatttttggttataaTAATGGAAGGAACTCCATCACTCCAATATGGTTGAATAAAGAGTTGAATGAAACCCACATGCAGCTCATTGGTCTATCTCTATCGTCTTTAAATCCCAAGCAAtcaaaattactttttcaccctcCATTCGATCCTTCAAAACAAAATGTATATTGAAACAAGATCAGGGAATCTTTTAATACACTTTTACATATTGACttggaaaattattttctaaaacatatatatatatatatatatatggtgaattttaatcatacacatcaattttctataacttgattatatatttttgtacgTGGAATCAAACTTTGAGATTgattgagttaaattaattaaaaattataaaaaaataaaactcatttaTGATGTgcgttttttttctttataaaccaataaaaatttacacAGATTTGGCGAAAACATTATTTACTTTTTGGAAGTTTTTAAAGGGTGTAAGAGGTGATGATTGTGGGTGGTTACTTGAGTAGGACCAGGGCCCATACTCAGCCTTTATTGTCAACTCAGGAAACGTGTCCTTGATTTTCTCAACAACACAACCATCTACTATTTCAATATTCATATTCGATGCTGTAAAATGTCAACACTACCCTAAAATACAAGATTTATTATTcccttttagaattttaattaaaaattaattaatctgaGCAAACGAAATCATTATTTTACCCTAAGACTTTAGATGCCAGACGAATCCATCCAAGGCTTTGacaaataattattgtttaaatttgacACCACGCCTACACTAAAAACATCTACCGCCAAACCCCAATTCCCATTTTCCACACTGTGAATTTGTCGACTTACAAAAATCTTCATCCAAAGTTGCTGattctcaaatttaaaaattgcagaaattttaattcaactaaaagtAAATGTTTCTGATCTAACACTAGTTGGCTGATTCTCTTCTCTGTTCATATTCACTTTTCTAAATGAGTTGCACCAATTTTTTGGctttaatgaatatataaaaaattggattcgtaaataaataaaattattactccaaaggtacaaacaaatattaatttccTTTTGGTAAGttgtttttaacatataataagaTGTGCCCTTAGACATGAAAAAACCAAAGGACAATTGACCCTCTGGGAAGCATGGGAATGGGAGCAATAATAATGGGGTGCTGAGACTAAGgcagaaaataataataatttattgttttccGTTTAAGGAAAGATTCTTTCTTTCCTAAAAGTCAATAACTCAGACAAAATGGCAGTACAAATTAATGGATTCATATTGCGACTTGCGAGTATTATTTACAGTCATAAGtaacataaaaatatcatcaataattaagggttaaaatatatttaaaaataagtaaattaatgtATGTAGGTTAGATAAATAGTAATCTGGTCATTTtactgttaaattttttatttattttattgttaaaacctgattattatatgttaattagtaaaaataaaaatgataccATAAGAAagattcataaaataatttatccattaaatGAAACCATAACTAATGtcaccaaaataaatttatctaataatttttcggattaataaataaaaaatcataaatggATTAAAGTTTTTTATCGCATACCATCCTTAAATTTCATTGAACTGTGTGCCAATTGTACTTTGAAgaactgaaaaaaaaatacGAGAAAAGCAAATTGAAGAACAAATTAGTTAGTAAAGTTAGGATTGAATATAAAGTGTTGCgtttgaatatatttaaaaaattttaaaaattatttacatatttaaaagtgcaggtaacttttctttttcttttaagaaataatacattaaaaatatttattggacGTTTTGCAAGCACTTACCAAAAATAGACACGCAACGTCATCATGTCGCGATGGTATCTCACTTAATGTAGCCACATTTTAGACTCCAaacatacttttttttcttctagtCGTATTCTGATTATTCCAATGATGTTTTAGGGTCAGTTCttcattacttaaaaaaaaatatttctgacttcaaaagtacttttgaaagaaaagctaCGAAGAATAAGCTACTTTtggctaaaaattttagctttttagaagtgcttttgaaaagcacttctgaaaaagagctgaaaaggagaagctaaaaattttagctttttctctcccaaaagcacttttggtgcttaattactttttcactcctccaataacatagtatttttccttttttttcttggtgcttaattacaattgtgttaaaatcattaattaaaaataaaaaatattttttaaaatactaattacaaatatttaatggttatatttaaatatttaaaatatagtttatatattctaattaaattttataaataattaatatttattgcttaaaaatatttacaatttatatttcatatattaaaatattaacaacaagttataataattttttatattattactaaactataataatattaactaatttaaatattatttaaatgcatatttgttacttgataataacatgtctaaaatggacattttatttctcaaaagcactttttgacagcaatgccaaacacccaaattttaaaccaaacttttcaaaagtatttctcaaaagcactttttcacagcacttttcaaaagtaatgAAGAATTGGCCCTTAGTAtaattagaactctaatctaAGCTTATTTAAAAGGATCATTGTATCCCTATTTTCTGAAGCCAATTAACAAGGGTTTTTCTAGATGGCAACAGGATGTCGCATATGAGTTTTGATGAGAGTTTTAAAGATAACTATAGAGAGAAATTTGTTCCCGAGTTAGAGCTTTATTTTCGGGGTTTGAGTATgtacatttaggtttattttatctatattgTACTTTTGTTTGTTTACTCAATTAG
This sequence is a window from Gossypium raimondii isolate GPD5lz chromosome 5, ASM2569854v1, whole genome shotgun sequence. Protein-coding genes within it:
- the LOC105769525 gene encoding uncharacterized protein LOC105769525; translation: MNQVEETMSYVYKNPNAPIEDRIKDLVSRMTLQEKVGQMTQIELCVATLDDVRNLSIGSMVSGGGKEPLEKAMASDWAETIDRFQQAAVDSRLGIPLAYGIDAVHGNNRFYGATIFPHNIGLGATGDADLAQRIGAAVALEVRASGIHFNFAPCVAVCRDPRWGRCYESFSEDTNIVRKMTSIITGLQGQPPVGHSKGYPFVAGRYNVIACAKHFVGDGGTEKGINEGNTISSYDELESIHMAPYLDCLYKGVSTVMASYSSWNGCKLHAHHFLLTEILKGKLGFKGFLISDWKALDRLSEPRGSNYRRCVYTAINAGIDMVMVPYRYKQFIEDLISLVESGEIQMTRIDDAVERILRVKFVAGLFEYPFSDRSLLDTIGCKLHRELAREAVRKSLVLLKNGKNPGKPFLPLEKNAERVLIAGTHANNLGYQCGGWTRYWQGSSGRITTGTTILDAFREVMGEKTEVIYEKYPSPNTLSGQNFSFAIVGVGEEPYAESAGDNSELVIPLNGSELISTIADRIPTLVILISGRPLVIEPWLLEKMDALVAAWLPGTEGRGITDVVFGDYEFEGRLPMTWFRTTEELPINKGDNSCDPLFPLGFGLTYKKENLQSK
- the LOC105769526 gene encoding transcription factor DIVARICATA, with translation MKWEMEILSPASYLSSTNWFGEESKSTKWTSAENKMFENALAVYDKDTPDRWQKVAEMIPGKTVGDVIKQYRELEADVSSIEAGLVPIPGYSTSPFTLDWVNSNGYDGLKQSYGLGGKRSSSGRAADHERKKGVPWTEEEHKLFLMGLKKYGKGDWRNISRNFVVTRTPTQVASHAQKYFIRQLSGGKDKRRASIHDITTVNLNDMRTPSPDNKGTPSPEQSSVLTQQPNSAAMPRTHFQWNPPCGGATMAFNSTQGSMLMSSPYGVPSYGLKMQGQSLQRSAAHESYFGPQNLVFQMQSAEQYPQNHLF